The Agrococcus sp. ProA11 genomic sequence ACGAACAACTGGCGCGATCCGAGCGCGATGCGCCAGGTGCTTGGCGGCCTCTTCGACGGCGCGATGCGCGGCCGCACGATGTACGTCATCCCGTTCTCGATGGGGCCGGTCGGCGGTCCCATCTCGAAGCTCGGCATCGAGATCACCGACTCCCCCTATGTGGTCGCCTCGATGCACGCCATGACGCGCGTCGGCACTGCCGCGCTGGAGGCGATGCACGGCACGACGGACTGGGTACCTGCCGTGCACTCGGTCGGTGTGCCGCTCGCGGACGGCGAGCAGGACGTGCCGTGGCCGTGCAACTCGACCCGCTACGTCTCGCACTTCCCCGAGACGCGAGAGATCTGGTCGTTCGGGTCGGCCTACGGCGGCAACGCGCTGCTGGCGAAGAAGTGCTTCGCGCTCCGCATCGCATCGGTGCAGGCGCGCGACGAGGGCTGGCTCGCCGAGCACATGCTGCTGCTGCGCATGCGGCACGAGGATGGCCGCACCATGCACCTCGCCGGCGCATTCCCCTCGGCCTGCGGCAAGACCAACCTGGCGATGCTGCAGCCCACCATCCCCGGCTGGACCGTGGAGACGCTCGGCGACGACATCGTGTGGATGCGCCCCGGTAGCGACGGCCGGCTGTGGGCGATCAACCCCGAGAACGGCTTCTTCGGCGTCGCGCCCGGTACGAGCGAGAAGACCAACGCCACTGCGATGGCGATGATGGAGCACGACACCATCTTCACCAATGTGGCGCTCACCGAGGACGGCGACGTCTGGTGGGAGGGCATGACGAAGGAGGTCCCCGAGGGCCTCACGGATTGGCAGGGACGCCCGTACGACCCGGCCAACGGTCCGGCAGCGCACCCGAATGCCCGCTTCACGGTGCGTGCGGAGCAGGCGCCATCGATCGCGCCGGACTGGGATGCCCCGCAGGGCGTGCCGCTCGACGCGATCATCTTCGGCGGCCGCCGCCCCACGCAGGTGCCGCTGGTGATGCAGGCCCGCGACTGGGAGCACGGCGTCTACATCGGAGCCACCGTCTCGAGCCAGCAGACGGCCGCGGCCGAGGGCACCGTCGGCGAGATCCGCCGCGACCCGTTCGCGATGCTGCCCTTCTGCGGCTACAACATGGGCGACTACTTCTCGCACTGGATCGACATGGGCCACCGCCTCGGCCGCCACGCGCCGAAGATCTTCTCGGTCAACTGGTTCCGCCGCGACGACGACGGCGGATTCCTGTGGCCCGGCTTCGGCGAGAACGCTCGGGTGCTGGAGTGGATCGCGGGCCGCGTCGCCGGCACCACCGAGGGCGTCGACACGGCGATCGGCGTCATGCCGGCGTCCGGTGCGCTCAACCTCGACGGCCTCGACCTCGACCCCGAGGTGCTCGCCGAGCTGTTCGAGGTGGAGCCCAAGGCGTGGCTCACCGAGCTGGTCGACCTGGAGGCGTTCTTCGGCCAGTTCGGACACTCGCTGCCGACCGGTCTCGTGCGCCAGCTCAACCACGTGCGGTGGCGCCTGGAGCACGCGCTGCAGGCGCAGGCCGCGCTGGTCTGACCCGCTCGCTGCCGAAGGGCGCGATCCCCTCGGGGGCCGCGCCCTTCGCGCTCCCTACGCCCTCGCCCTCGCCGCCCCTCTTGCCCCTCTCCCGCCCCGCCCGCCCGCCCGCCCGTCGGCAGAGTTGTCGCTTGCGGCTCGCAAGCGAGGCTCTTCCGAGCCGATAGCGACAACTCTGCGGCTGGTTGGGGTGCGGGCGACGGCGAGGGACAGGGGATGCCGCGGCATCGGGGCGCTACGCGCGGCGGGCCCGCGCTCGCGCCACTCGCTCGACGAGGGCGGCTCCGCGGCGCGCGAGATCGCCTCGGGTGATCCGCACGATGATCCAGCCCGCAGCCTCGAGCCGTGCGTAGCGGTCGATGTCGCGGATCCAGGTCGTGAGCTCGCGGTGACCGTCACCTTCGTACTCGATCGCGATCTTCAGCCGCGGATAGCCGAGATCGGGATGCAGGTCGATGCCGTCGACGACCACGAGCGGATGCACCTGCGGCTCCGGCAGTCCCGCCTCGACGATCAGGAGCCTCGTCAGCGTCTCGAATCGCGACTCGGAGCCCACGCGCGCGTCGGCCAGCGCCGCTCGCAGCGCCGGCACGCCCGCGAGCCCCGCGCAGCGCTCAGCGAATGCGGCCAGCTGCTCCGGCGTCGCGTAGGCATCGCCCTGCTCTCGCGGCAATCGCAGCTGGGGCTAGCGCTTGGCTGGCGTCAGCAGCGCATCCATCACCTGCACGAGGTGCTCGTGCGAGAGCTCGCGCGCGAGCGTGAGCGCGGTCGACGGCGGATCGAGCACAAGCAGGCCGTCGGGCACGACGCGGCCGAGGCGCCCGGAGTCGACAGCGAGTTCGCGGATGCCCTTGGAGCGAGCGCGGTTGGACCGAGCGGGTCGAGCGACGTCGAGCGGCTCCTCGCGCGTCCACTCCTGGGCGAGCGGCAGACCCCAGAGTCGCGCCGCGGTGCGTCCCGCGAAGGCGTGGTCCGGCGGCATCCGCTCCGCGTAGGCGAGCGCGAGCTCGCGCACGGCGGTGATCGGGGCCGAGCGCACGCCGCGGAACGGCCGCTCGAGGTCGCGGCCACGGAGCCGCCCGGTGCCGACGCCCGCCCGCCGCGCGGCTGCGAGCGTGAATGCTCCCTCGTCGAACGGGTGCGGCAGGGGCGTGTGGGGGCGCATGGAACGGAGGATGCGGCAGGCGCGCATCCGCTCGCGGAACGCGAGTGCTCGCATGTGGAGAGATACAGCGCCCCGAGCCTGCGGTCGACGCCCGCGGCGCTCGACCCACCGGTGCGAGAAATGTCGCTACCGGCTCGCAAAGCGGGCGTTTGCGAGCCGCTTGCGACACATCTGCCGCGCGTCGGGGCGGAGGGGGCGGAGGGGGTGGGGCGCGGTGAGAGGCGGGGGGCTCGGCCGCGGCGCGGCGTGAGGCTCGGCGGGGGCGCGGCGTGCGGCGGGAGCGGGAGGCGGCGCGCGGCGCGGCGCGCGGGAGCGGGAGGCGGCGCGGGGCGCGGCGCGCGGGAGCGGGAGGCGGCGCGCGGGAGCGCGCGAGGCGCCGCAACGGGCGCGAGTGCGCGACGATGGGGGGCATGCAGCCGAACCCGCTCTATCGAATCGGTGCATCGGAGGTGCGCGACCTCATCGGGCGCGCGCCGTGGATGCAGCTGATCTCGCACCCCGCATCCGGCCCCGTCGCCTCGCCGTCGCCCGTGCTGCTGGCACCGGACGACGCCGGCGTCGGCGACACGATCGTGCTCGAGACGCACCTGGGTCGGGCGGATGCGCGGCTGCATGGACTGCTCGAGCCCGGCCCGCACACGATGCTCGCGATCGCGCAGGGCGAGCACGGCTACGTCTCCCCCAGCTGGTACCTGGGCGATGACGCCGGCCAGATTCCCACCTGGAACTTCGAGCAGGCGACGCTCACCTGCGACGTCGCGGTGCTGGATGCCGAGGCGAACCTCGAGACGCTGCGCCGCCTCGTCGCCCACTTCGAGCGGCAGTACGCGCCCGAGCACGGCGTGCGTCTCGACCTCGACGACGAGGGCAACCGCGGCATGGCGATGGGCACGGTCGGCCTGCGGCTCACCGTGCGCTCGTTCGATGCGAAGGCGAAGATGAGCCAGAACAAGTCGGAGGAGACGCGCGCATCCGTGCTCGCGCACCTCGACGCAGCCAACCCCCGTCTCGCCGCGCGCATGCGCCTCGCCGCGACCGACGAGCCCGCCTCGACTGCGGCCACGGCAGACTGACCCCAACCTTCGACCGCGGTCGTTCGTCTTAGAGAGCAGAGGGAGTCTCGTGGCAGCCAGGTGGGAGCAGGTCTGCGCAGAGCTCGTCGCGGAGCGCGGCGATGCGCTGGTGCGGTACGCGATGCTCCTCAGCGGCGATGAGGAGGAGGCCCGCGACATGGTGCAGGATGCGCTCACAGCCACGTTCGGGCGGCTGCGCAACGGCTTCGAGGTCGAGCAGGCAGAGGCCTACGTGCGGAAGGCGATCGCCAACCGATTCCTCGATCGGGCGCGCCGCGGGCAGCGGTGGCGCAGGATCGCGCCGCTCGTGGGCGAGCGCGAGCGGGTCGATTCCGGCTCGACGCTGACCGGTGAGCGGCTCGACATGGCGGCGCGGCTGCAGCGGCTGAGCCCGCGCGAGCGCGCCTGCATCGTGCTGCGCTACGACGAGGACCGCACCGTCGACCAGATCGCCGCAGAGCTCGGCATCTCGTCGGGCGCGGTCAAGCGATACCTGTCGGATGCGCTGCACAAGCTGCGAGAGATCCTGGAGCGGGAGGGCCGCGCGTGAACCACGACGACGAGCTGCGCAGACGGCTGCAGGACATCCCGACCCCGAGCGCGCACCTGGACGCGGATGCGGTGCTCGCGGGCGCGAAGCGGCGCCGGCGCCCGAAGACCATCGCGCTCTCCTCGGCCGCGACCGTCGCGGGCGTGCTCTTGTTCGCGCCGCTCGTCGCACCGGGCATCACCGGACTGCGGCCGGGCACGAGCGTCTCGGTCGATTCGGGGGCGAATCCCGAATCGGCCCCTGCATCGCCCGACTTCGGCGGCGAGGGCGGCGGCGAAGAAGACACCGACGGCAGCGACAACGCGCAGCCGGACTCGGGAGCGAGCGCGGCCGCGCCGGCCACCACCGAAGCGGCACCGCTCTGCGGCCTGCAGCGCGCGGGCGAGCTCGGGCTGGTGCTCGCGTTCGCCGAGCGGCCGGGCGGAGCGACGCCGGTGCAGGTGCGCGT encodes the following:
- a CDS encoding sigma-70 family RNA polymerase sigma factor, whose protein sequence is MAARWEQVCAELVAERGDALVRYAMLLSGDEEEARDMVQDALTATFGRLRNGFEVEQAEAYVRKAIANRFLDRARRGQRWRRIAPLVGERERVDSGSTLTGERLDMAARLQRLSPRERACIVLRYDEDRTVDQIAAELGISSGAVKRYLSDALHKLREILEREGRA
- a CDS encoding phosphoenolpyruvate carboxykinase (GTP), whose protein sequence is MTILPPAPTRSSAKPVKPSRVNAPEGADPGVVAWVASIAELTEPARIEWADGTPEEFQRLVDVMLEAGTIVPVPKRPNSYLARSHPDDVARMESRTFICAEDERDAGPTNNWRDPSAMRQVLGGLFDGAMRGRTMYVIPFSMGPVGGPISKLGIEITDSPYVVASMHAMTRVGTAALEAMHGTTDWVPAVHSVGVPLADGEQDVPWPCNSTRYVSHFPETREIWSFGSAYGGNALLAKKCFALRIASVQARDEGWLAEHMLLLRMRHEDGRTMHLAGAFPSACGKTNLAMLQPTIPGWTVETLGDDIVWMRPGSDGRLWAINPENGFFGVAPGTSEKTNATAMAMMEHDTIFTNVALTEDGDVWWEGMTKEVPEGLTDWQGRPYDPANGPAAHPNARFTVRAEQAPSIAPDWDAPQGVPLDAIIFGGRRPTQVPLVMQARDWEHGVYIGATVSSQQTAAAEGTVGEIRRDPFAMLPFCGYNMGDYFSHWIDMGHRLGRHAPKIFSVNWFRRDDDGGFLWPGFGENARVLEWIAGRVAGTTEGVDTAIGVMPASGALNLDGLDLDPEVLAELFEVEPKAWLTELVDLEAFFGQFGHSLPTGLVRQLNHVRWRLEHALQAQAALV
- a CDS encoding FMN-binding negative transcriptional regulator: MQPNPLYRIGASEVRDLIGRAPWMQLISHPASGPVASPSPVLLAPDDAGVGDTIVLETHLGRADARLHGLLEPGPHTMLAIAQGEHGYVSPSWYLGDDAGQIPTWNFEQATLTCDVAVLDAEANLETLRRLVAHFERQYAPEHGVRLDLDDEGNRGMAMGTVGLRLTVRSFDAKAKMSQNKSEETRASVLAHLDAANPRLAARMRLAATDEPASTAATAD